The DNA region AAACATTAAATCAACATATTTTAAGTAACGAATTTACAACATCGCCAAACATTCATAACCAATAACTACTAAAAGCAAGACCTTGGTAACCTTAGTAAACTGGCTGAAACCAGGATGTGTAGTCACTAAATACACAAGTAGTAAAAGAGATAGAAGTAAATGAGTTATAATCTATTCCAGctgtaaataaaacaaaatcaatgATTGTCAGAGTCGAAGATTTTTCAATTGATAAGAACGTGTAACTACAGTCTCCACAATTCTACCTAGTTGATAGTCACTATTTTACAcaacaataatatatttatttcaaattagcTTTAGGAAGACAGGCTTTAGTTGACTAattgaaaaaaacaactaaaaacTATAGTTTCTATCATCAGGGTTAGAGCCTTAGATCAGTTCAAAATCTTGATGCTGTAATAAATGCTTTCTGAAGCAACATTCACCCTAAAAATCGAGGACTTGAATATATCGAAATATTGGTAGATATTTTAGCTTGTCCTCCAGAGCTTTCTGGTGGGGAAATTTGCAACTATGTCTATCCGGAAtgaatgaatatgtatatttgaacgaagaatattcttttcgataaattctattcgggttctacaattatatatccaaattaataatcggaaaaatggccaggttaagggtaaagtgCATCGTTTATGGcgtgtgaatttaggattgtcaaacaaaatagaataaaatggtTAATGtgatggggatctttaaacggatatatatatatatatatatatatatatatatatatatatatatatatatatatatatatatatatatatatatatatatatatggaagtTATTAGTTAAAAGGTTAGAATAATTGATCTAGAAGTTGAAACGACGTTCTTGTACTATAATCTATAATCAAGAATTCGAAGTCAATAAGCCTTTTTATAATACTAAACAATGATAAGAAATTGAAGGATCTGTATAGACATTACGCAGCCACAAAATTATGTACcgttttaaaaataaactcgTTTATAGAGAATCTTAAGTTGAATAAATTCTAAATTTGTACACCAATTTGGCTATATGCACGATAACTGACTGGTAGGACAACTTGATGCTTATTTCAACAAGAATACTTTCATTTTTCAACCGATTAAACCCAAACTTTTGTTCTCTATTTCTGAATACAGCATAGAAAGCCTTGTTTAACTGCAAAATCTCAGCTGCTTGACCTGAGTCGTTTAATGATTAAAACGGAACCAGATGAAGTGCATTATGGTTCATTAAGACAAAGTGATTCAGTGAAAGATTTCCGTGAAAATCCAACAACATTGTCATTTGCCGATCTCTTGCCAGCTGATCGTCGTTTAGATATAATAATATTACGCACTGCTCATAAATTAATAGATACTCCAGAAAATGTGGAACTCAGTCCTTCTGAATCAGTAGTATATGTGACCGAATCAATTAGTAATTCGGATCGCACAGTTGGCACTACACTAAGTTATGCCATTTCAACCAGTTTTGCTGAAAAAGGATTACCGCGTAATAGACGGATTATAGTAAGTCGTTGTAATGGTATAAATCATTaatataaattgaatttattatataattgttTTGGATAAAAGTGAAGGTTGTGTCAATGTAACTGGTGGAACATCTGTGTTAAGGATATCTACCAAAAGAAACTTTACCAATTTATCAGCCTTTCTGTATCAACACACAGTTACAGAATAAGTTATTTACATTTTCAGAAAATAATCTATTGTAAAAAAGCACAAGCACAGTCAAGTATTAACTTAGTTACATTTTAAAGTTATAGTGGAAGACCATACCAACGTTTATTCAGAATTTTACACAATTATGTTTCATACACGCCTCCTAATCCGTGCTTACTACGAGGTTGACTATAATATTATTACTTTCACCTTTTGGTACACATCATATCAATCTCCATTCTCTTGGTAGATCAACAGTTTGAGCATATTAGTAAGAAATATCTGGTTGTTTATAACCAACAATTGATGCtaattataaaaaaatgtaCTGGTATTCAGATTTATGAGTATATCACATGGCGTATGGTAAAGAAAAATTGGCGATGAGGATATCtgataaataaagtttaaacgatatcaaataaatgaatgagcGATCGACAGCAAAGTCAAAACCCTTGAAAAAGTCCACGATAGAAAATACGAACTATCACTCATAAAATTAGTCATGTTTGATCATTTGGGTACTGAACCAAATGTCCACCATTTTAGTGGAAAGTATCTCGAAAAACTACTGGTCAAGCTCCTTCACCAATCTCACGGGACTTGTGCTTATGAGTGAATATATTCCCATCTTGTATATATGTTAATATGGAATGTTGCAGACGCTGTATAATTTGAAAGTAGTGCTAATTATACCCAATTGCTAAGTTTTCACTAAATTGGATTTCACAATATTTAAGTGACGTCATATTTTTTTCAACAAATGAATCTAGAAATTTAAAACAGTTAGCCCGTTTGACGAATTTGGATAACGCGATAATTCTAATAACCTTTGTCTTTTCATCGCATCATCCAAATGAATCTAGGTAAATGTTAGTGGCAGTGCAGGT from Schistosoma haematobium chromosome ZW, whole genome shotgun sequence includes:
- a CDS encoding hypothetical protein (EggNog:ENOG410V66P~COG:E); this encodes MIKTEPDEVHYGSLRQSDSVKDFRENPTTLSFADLLPADRRLDIIILRTAHKLIDTPENVELSPSESVVYVTESISNSDRTVGTTLSYAISTSFAEKGLPRNRRIIVSRCNGINH